TCCAGATATGCCTAATGAGATATGGCTTGTCGGACAACTCGGGCCGGTGGCCCCACATGGATAAGTAAACATATAGCTGGCTGGTCAGATAAACAATAAACGCCATCCAAAAGGTATTGAGGATGACGCGGTTCCAATACATTTGGCGAGGAGTAGGCGGCGGGATTTGCATAAGATGTTCCTCTTTTCCAGTGTCAATGTACTTATATATTCGACAATGTTCTCGTTTTTCCTTCTAGGTCTTATGTCGGGTACTAGGTCTGGAATAACGTTCGTGTTTGTGAGGTAATTGTTAGGTGATCTGAGTGTGTAATTCCGAGTTATGCTATAAACACGAACTATTAATGCTATTCATCATTGACACATTCGGATTTATTCGGTAAAATTCCAATTGGCCCGTAATAACGGGTTAAGCTGTTCGTATATCCTCAATGATAAGGTTTGGGGGTTTCTACAGGGGACCGTAAATTCCTGGCTACGAATAGGGTGCATTTTGCATACCTATGAAGAGGCCGGGATTTTTGTGTGCTGTTAAATATGCTGCTTGGAGAAGTGGACTGATATACCGCAGAGACGCGTCGCGGCCCCTGTCAACTGCAGGCCGAAGCCGTTTCACCCTGGGAGGAACAGAGAAGATATGAGTAAATATGATGTAATTGTTGTTGGAGCCGGTCCGGCTGGAATATTCGCTTGTTATGAATTAACGCTAAAGGCCCCTGAGCTGAAGGTGCTGCTGGTGGACAAGGGACATGATATCTACCGCCGCAACTGCCCGATCCTGGAGGAGAAAATCAAGCTCTGTCCGCCCGCCTCCGGCCGCAAGGAATTCGCCGGGTGTCTGCCGGCCTGCTCCATTACTGCGGGCTTCGGCGGTGCTGGCGCATACAGTGACGGCAAATTCAACATTACAACCGAATTCGGCGGCTGGATGACGGATTATTTGCCTCCTTCCAAGGTGCTGGAGCTGATTGAATATGTGGACGGGATCAACCTGGAGCACGGGGCAACCCCGGTCATTACCGATCCGACGACGGAGAGCATTCGCGGCATTGAGCAACGGGGATATGCCGCCGGGCTGAAGCTGCTGCGGGCGCAGGTCCGTCACCTCGGAACCGAGCAGAACCTGGAGATTCTGAAATCGATCTATGAATATCTGCGGACACGCATTGATATGTTATACAAGACGGAAGTAGCAGACATCGTTACTGTCAAAGAGAGCGGAACACACCGCATCACAGGTATTACGCTGAAGAACGGGGAGAGTCATGAGGCCGCTCTGGTGATGATTGCTCCGGGACGGGACGGCTCGGCCTGGCTGACAGAGGTGCTGAAGAAGCGCAGGCTCAAAATGTACAATAACCAGGTCGATGTCGGGGTGCGTGTAGAGACCTCGGATGTGGTGATGAGGGAGATTAATGAGCATCTGTATGAGGGCAAATTCATCTTCAATACCTCCGTGGGTACACGTGTCCGCACCTTCTGCAGCAATCCCTCGGGGCATGTGGTCGTGGAAAATCACAGCGGAGCGATGGCCGCGAACGGGCACTCCTACAAGGACCCGGCGCTGGGCTCGAAGAATACCAACTTTGCACTGCTGGTCTCCCATACCTTCACGGAGCCGTTCGACAAGCCAAATGAATATGCCCGGGAGATCTGCAAGCGGGCGAATGATCTGTCCAGCGGCGGGGTCATCGTGCAGAAATACGGAGATATCCTGCGGGGCCGCCGTTCTACGGAGACCCGGATCAAGGAAGGATTCCTGGAGCCTACGCTGAAGGAAGCGGTACCGGGCGATCTCGGTCTGGTGCTGCCATACATCACGATGAAGAGCCTGATTGAAATGGTTGAAGCTTTGGAAAAGGTAACCCCAGGCATCGCCTCCGAACATACCCTCTTCTATGGCGTGGAAGCGAAGTTCTATTCCGCCCGTCCGAAGCTGACGGATGAGTTCGAGACCGAAATCTCCGGCCTCTACTGCGGCGGCGACGGGGCAGGCATTACCCGTGGACTGGCCCAGGCCGGGGCGGCTGGCGTCTGGATTGCCCGCGGGATGATGGCGAAGAATGCCCAAGAGGTTAGCGTGCAACCGGCAGGAGTATAATCCTGGGCGGGAAGACGCCGTAAGGACAGCCGTACCCTCAAAAGCTGGGGGTGCGGCTGTTTTTTTAGCTGTTATGCCGATGCTTGAATTAACGCGTTTAGCCTGAGGCGGCGAAGGAACTGGAGGAACGGTAGCGACCGCCTGAAAGCTCACAGCAATCCCATAACAGAAAAAATACAATTGCAATCTATATAGTAGTGGTTCCCTTAATTTAACTCTGCTGATATAATGTTAGAATACATAACATGACAGAGTGGAGTGAACGTGCAGAATGGGAATTCGCCGGAGCAAGGCCGCTATCGTTATTATTTTACTGCTGAGTGTGGGGTTGTATGGCTTATGGATGGAGATGTACTGGGTACATAAGGTTGTCTATATGCTGCTGATGGCGGTGCTTGCCGGGCTTGTGCTGGATATCCGCCGGGGCGGAGTGCTCGGAGCCGGGCAACTGGCGGAAGCCCGGAGCAAGGTAGAGCTGCTCGGCAATGAGATCGTTGTGACCTCAGACCGGCTGCATGGTGCTTTGGAGGAGATCACCCGCCATACCGGAGGGCTTCAGCAGACGGCAGATTATTCGCATGCCTACGAGGTGGAGCTGCAGACCCGCAGCAATGAGGCGAAGGCCAATATTGAAGGCGCTTTTGCCACAATGGGCGGAGTAGCGGCGGTTACCGGACATCTTGGAGAATTGAACGGAAGGCTGAACGCAGCCATGCAGGCGGCGCGCACGGGGATGGCAGATATGCTGGATTCGCTGAAGAATACAGATGGGGTCATGGAGGAATTGCAGGAGCAGAGCGGAGATATGCTGGGCAAATTCACCGTGTTAAGCGGACATATTGCGCTGGTGGAGGAGATGAACACCCTGATCGTAGGCATTGGCAATGAGACCTCGCTGCTGGCGTTGAATGCCTCGATTGAAGCTGCGCGGGCCGGGGAAGCGGGCCGGGGGTTCGCTGTGGTCGCAGGCCGGATCAGGCAGCTTGCCGATCAGAGCCGGGATTCCGTGGAGCGCTCAACGGCGGTGCTGCGGGATCTCAATCATGGAGTACGGCAGGTGCTGGAGTCGGTCACGAAGGAGCAGACTGCGGTTGCGCATGGAGTGAATGAAGTGGCGAAGGTGAAGCGGCGTCTCGGGGATATCTCGGCCCGGGTGGAGGAAGTTGGGGTCATAGTTACGGAGTCAGCGGCTGCGGCAGAGCGGCAGAGCAGGCTGATCGACGAGGTGACCGGCGAACTGAGCGGTGCAGTAGGGATTGTCAACGAGACCATTGCTGGCGTAGACCTGACTCTGGAGCAGGTAACCCGCCAACGGACACAGATCGGACAGCTTAATGAGATCAGCGCAAGTCTGCTGCTGGAATCTCAGACCCTGCAGCAGTCGGTGAACGGCATTGCCGGACGCAAAGTCATTGAGCTGAGCCAATATACGGCGCGGCTTGAGGAAATGCAGACGGTGCTTCAGGAGATAGCAGCCAAGCAGGAGATGTGTGCAGCGGATGCGGACATCCATGGCAGAGTTCTTACGGCCTGTAAGAATAAGGTACCGGATGTGCAGGCCATTTGGTCCAACCGGACGGATGGTACCTTCATCTACTCGGAGCCTGCGGCCGGGCTGCTGAATGCGAAGCGCCGTGACTGGTGGAACGGGGCGATGACGGAAGGGCAATACGTCTCGCAGCCGTATGTCTCGGCCATTACCAAGCGTTCCTGTATCACGCTCTCCAGAGCAATTACGAACGGCGACGGGAAGATTGTGGGTGTGGTGGGGATTGATCTGGCAGTTTAGAGGCATTGAATAGTGGATGCATATTGTGTAGTAAGGAAGGGATAGAACGGTGAGAAAACTCAGCATATCGCGGCAGCTCTGAACGAAAAACAAATTCATAGACTGCCGCTATGTTGTTGAACTAACGGTTCCCGTTAGTTGAATCCCATCATTTTAATAAAGTAATCGTTGTAAGATATGATTTGAGGATCATCAAAAATTTGATAACCCAACTGCTTAAGTGATAATCTTCTTTGTTCTCCAAAAGGTATTGCTTTTGTAACAATACTATTTGCTCCAAAGTAGTCATAAAAATAATCCTCAATCATTTGTAACAACTCGGTAATTACATTCGAAATCTCGAATTCAGAACCAAGATCAAGCCGCAAAATTCCAATATTCCCATATTCTTTTTCAGGTTCATTCCTTGTAAAAAATTCAATAGTCCCAATTGATTTCGCTGTACTCTTATTAACAATGCTGAAACGTACATAATATTTTCTTTCGTATTCATAAAGCCAAAAACCTATGTGTTCTTTCATTTTTTCTAATGTCTGTATATTGAAATTATTCATACAGTTATCGCTGTTAAACAAACGATTAGAAACAGGATCGGAATAGCATTCTAAAAGATCTTCAGCATCTTCGATTTTTACTAACCTTACAAAAAAATGTTCTGTTTCAAAACTTGGACACACTTGATATGGATCTTTCACTCTGAAATTCGACATAAATAAACCACCTCAAAGAGAACGTTTGTTCCTATATAATACCATATAATAACAAGTGATAGTTTTAAAAAATGAAAATAATATTAACATTTTTTGAACTCTACTGCCCGGTTATTTTGAGGGGCTGTTATAGCCCCTATAGATTCACTTTCGTTTGTTACGGCCAATTAAGCCGCCAACTATCCAAAAGATCAAAATACCAACAAAGGCAAATACAATCCAAAAAGCTATACGCACAAGCTATCACTCCTTTAAAGAAACCATACGATAATAGTTAATTTTCCGCAATAGAAGGGCTTTTATACCCAGGAGAGAACACGACATCCTGGTTTGGAAATCCAATAGGATTATCTCAACCATTAGAGGCGGCTGGGCGGATTGCTATAACCAATATCCCATCTTATAATGGACCGATAGCTTGTCCTATGGAGGCCTGAGTGTGCAATATAATTTGAGTATTCTGCTGCAATTGTTTGAGCGGGCAGCGCTGCTGCTGATGTGTCTGTTCGTTCTGAGCCGGGTGCCGAGGTTCAAGGAGATTTTTGCCAAAGGGATTCATGCGCCGCAGGAGCTGGCGATTGTCACGGTCATCTTCAGCCTGTTCGCCATCTTCGGAACCTACAGCGGGATTAATGTGGAGGGGTCTCTGGTCAATGTGCGGATTATCGCCATTATAGCCGGGGGGATTCTGTTCGGCCCTTGGGTCGGGCTGATTACCGGGATCCTCTCGGGCGTA
This genomic interval from Paenibacillus sp. FSL H8-0332 contains the following:
- a CDS encoding methyl-accepting chemotaxis protein, with amino-acid sequence MGIRRSKAAIVIILLLSVGLYGLWMEMYWVHKVVYMLLMAVLAGLVLDIRRGGVLGAGQLAEARSKVELLGNEIVVTSDRLHGALEEITRHTGGLQQTADYSHAYEVELQTRSNEAKANIEGAFATMGGVAAVTGHLGELNGRLNAAMQAARTGMADMLDSLKNTDGVMEELQEQSGDMLGKFTVLSGHIALVEEMNTLIVGIGNETSLLALNASIEAARAGEAGRGFAVVAGRIRQLADQSRDSVERSTAVLRDLNHGVRQVLESVTKEQTAVAHGVNEVAKVKRRLGDISARVEEVGVIVTESAAAAERQSRLIDEVTGELSGAVGIVNETIAGVDLTLEQVTRQRTQIGQLNEISASLLLESQTLQQSVNGIAGRKVIELSQYTARLEEMQTVLQEIAAKQEMCAADADIHGRVLTACKNKVPDVQAIWSNRTDGTFIYSEPAAGLLNAKRRDWWNGAMTEGQYVSQPYVSAITKRSCITLSRAITNGDGKIVGVVGIDLAV
- a CDS encoding NAD(P)/FAD-dependent oxidoreductase, yielding MSKYDVIVVGAGPAGIFACYELTLKAPELKVLLVDKGHDIYRRNCPILEEKIKLCPPASGRKEFAGCLPACSITAGFGGAGAYSDGKFNITTEFGGWMTDYLPPSKVLELIEYVDGINLEHGATPVITDPTTESIRGIEQRGYAAGLKLLRAQVRHLGTEQNLEILKSIYEYLRTRIDMLYKTEVADIVTVKESGTHRITGITLKNGESHEAALVMIAPGRDGSAWLTEVLKKRRLKMYNNQVDVGVRVETSDVVMREINEHLYEGKFIFNTSVGTRVRTFCSNPSGHVVVENHSGAMAANGHSYKDPALGSKNTNFALLVSHTFTEPFDKPNEYAREICKRANDLSSGGVIVQKYGDILRGRRSTETRIKEGFLEPTLKEAVPGDLGLVLPYITMKSLIEMVEALEKVTPGIASEHTLFYGVEAKFYSARPKLTDEFETEISGLYCGGDGAGITRGLAQAGAAGVWIARGMMAKNAQEVSVQPAGV
- a CDS encoding GNAT family N-acetyltransferase — encoded protein: MSNFRVKDPYQVCPSFETEHFFVRLVKIEDAEDLLECYSDPVSNRLFNSDNCMNNFNIQTLEKMKEHIGFWLYEYERKYYVRFSIVNKSTAKSIGTIEFFTRNEPEKEYGNIGILRLDLGSEFEISNVITELLQMIEDYFYDYFGANSIVTKAIPFGEQRRLSLKQLGYQIFDDPQIISYNDYFIKMMGFN